One window of the Bos indicus x Bos taurus breed Angus x Brahman F1 hybrid chromosome 8, Bos_hybrid_MaternalHap_v2.0, whole genome shotgun sequence genome contains the following:
- the LOC113896987 gene encoding interferon omega-1-like: MAFVLSLLMALVLVSYGPGGSLGCDLSQNHVLVGRENLRFLGQMRRLSPRFCLQERKDFAFPQEMVEGGQLQEAQAFSVLHEMLQQTFNLFNTEHSSAAWDTTLLEQLRTGLHQQLDDLDACLGQVMGEEDSALGKTGPTLAIKRYFQGIHVYLKEKEYSDCAWEIVRVEIMRSLSSSTNLQERLRVMDGDLNSP, from the coding sequence ATGGCCTTCGTGCTCTCTCTACTGATGGCCCTGGTGCTGGTCAGCTACGGCCCGGGAGGATCCCTGGGCTGTGACCTGTCTCAGAACCATGTGCTGGTTGGCAGGGAGAACCTCAggttcctgggccaaatgaggAGACTCTCCCCTCGCTTCTGTCTGCAGGAGAGAAAAGACTTCGCTTtcccccaggagatggtggagggtgGCCAGCTCCAGGAGGCCCAGGCCTTCTCTGTGCTCCACGAGATGCTGCAGCagaccttcaatcttttcaacaCAGAGCATTCCTCTGCTGCCTGGGACACCACCCTCCTGGAGCAGCTCCGCACTGGACTCCATCAGCAGCTGGACGACCTGGACGCCTGCCTGGGGCAGGTGATGGGAGAGGAAGACTCTGCCCTGGGAAAGACGGGCCCCACACTGGCCATAAAGAGGTATTTCCAGGGCATCCATGTCTACctgaaagagaaggaatacaGCGACTGTGCCTGGGAAATTGTCAGAGTGGAAATCATGAGATCCTTGTCTTCATCAACCAACTTGCAAGAAAGGCTAAGAGTGATGGATGGAGACCTGAACTCACCTTGA
- the LOC113896988 gene encoding interferon alpha-C, translated as MAPAWSLLLALLLLSCNAICSLGCHLPHTHSLANRRVLMLLGQLRRVSPSSCLQDRNDFAFPQEALGGSQLQKAQAISVLHEVTQHTFQLFSTEGSATMWDESLLDKLRDALDQQLTDLQFCLRQEEELQGAPLLKEDSSLAVRKYFHRLTLYLQEKRHSPCAWEVVRAQVMRAFSSSTNLQESFRRKD; from the coding sequence ATGGCCCCAGCCTGGTCCTTACtgctggccctgctgctgctcagCTGCAATGCCATCTGCTCTCTGGGCTGCCACCTGCCTCACACCCACAGCCTGGCCAACAGGAGGGTCCTGATGCTCCTGGGACAACTGAGGAgggtctccccttcctcctgcctgcagGACAGAAATGACTTTGCATTCCCCCAGGAGGCGCTGGGTGGCAGCCAGTTGCAGAAGGCTCAAGCCATCTCTGTGCTCCACGAGGTGACCCAGCACACCTTCCAGCTTTTCAGCACAGAGGGCTCGGCCACCATGTGGGATGAGAGCCTCCTGGACAAGCTCCGCGATGCACTGGATCAGCAGCTCACTGACCTGCAATTCTgtctgaggcaggaggaggagctgcAAGGAGCTCCCCTGCTCAAGGAGGACTCCAGCCTGGCTGTGAGGAAATACTTCCACAGACTCACTCTCTATCTGCAAGAGAAGAGACACAGCCCTTGTGCCTGGGAGGTTGTCAGAGCACAAGTCATGAGAGCCTTCTCTTCCTCAACAAACTTGCAGGAGAGTTTCAGGAGAAAGGACTGA